GCCGCTGCACCTTTCATTGCAATGAATGTTCCCCCTACTTTTACAAGTGGTAAACATAGCTCACTTAATACAGAAAGACGTGCAACTGCACGTGCCATTACAATATCGTATGCTTCACGTACATCTTCTTTTTTTCCAAATGTTTCAGCACGATCATGACAAAATGCAACATCACTTAATTCTAACTTTTGCGCTAAGTGATTTAAGAAATTAATACGTTTTTGTAATGAATCTACGATTGTTACTTTTAAGTGCGGGAAACAGATTTTTAAAGGGATACTTGGGAATCCAGCTCCTGCTCCAACATCACAAATAGAAAATGGTTTCGAAAAATCATAATAAAAAGCCGCTGTAACAGAATCAAAAAAGTGTTTTAAGTATACTTCTTCTTTCTCCGTAATAGCCGTTAAGTTCATTTTTTCATTCCACTCTACTAACGTTTCAAAGTAGATTTCGAACTGCTCTAACTGTCTAGAAGAGAGGGAAATACCCTTCTCTTCTAGCATAGATTGAAATTGTTCTATGTTCATCTAGCAATATCTCCTTACTATGTTATTGGTTCGATACTCGTGCAATTTTTCCTTGTTCAATGTAAATAAGCAAAATGGAAACATCAGCTGGATTTACGCCAGAAATACGTGAAGCTTGCCCCATCGAAAGCGGACGAACATCTTTCAATTT
This Bacillus mycoides DNA region includes the following protein-coding sequences:
- the rsmG gene encoding 16S rRNA (guanine(527)-N(7))-methyltransferase RsmG; this translates as MNIEQFQSMLEEKGISLSSRQLEQFEIYFETLVEWNEKMNLTAITEKEEVYLKHFFDSVTAAFYYDFSKPFSICDVGAGAGFPSIPLKICFPHLKVTIVDSLQKRINFLNHLAQKLELSDVAFCHDRAETFGKKEDVREAYDIVMARAVARLSVLSELCLPLVKVGGTFIAMKGAAANEEIENGKYALEVLGGELKEMSTFQLPFEESERNILLIEKKRKTPKKYPRKPGTPNKLPIEK